A stretch of DNA from Solea solea chromosome 20, fSolSol10.1, whole genome shotgun sequence:
AACTTTAAGTGATATAAATGAGTTATATAAATGCAAAGGTGGCCTGTATAACAGCTGTAGCTGGACCAGCGGGGTATAACAGTGTCTGTTTCAGTGGAATCAGACctgacattattttgttttacaaacagATGCCTCACAATttttgtgagtgaatgtgtgttttccaaAATTAAGAAAAATCTTGTGATGAAAAGGAGATTAAAGAGATCATTCGATACACGGTTAGATTGACTTTTATTCTCCCTCAGGGTGAATAATCTGATTCTATCAGTGCAGATCTACACTCTTATGTCACTGTTATAAATGTCAATGTTCCGCCACGGCCTGCTGCAGAACCGCTTTTGAAGACTGAATacatgttgttgtgatttagtTCTTTTTTCTAAAAGTACACTGCCTTAGTGTCTTAAGTTTTGTTCAGTATCTGATTATCATTATACCACTtctcaaagctgcagtgcatcacttttagttttgttgttattattccgCATCTGTTTGCTCTTCAttcacagaaacaatgtaacattgaCTGTACGCCACATAGTCATCTGAAAACTggttctgtcaagcaatactatcagacctgaccgagggagcaCTTGAAACACTGCTATATCGAGAAACATAGAAAGACTCATGTGGATAAGAGACTAGGAGACAATTTTGTCACGTACATTAGTTTGGTCAGCTCGAAAATCACGACTatcactaaactaaactaaactaacatTCTCCGACTGTACCTCATAGGAGCAGAGGATGTCCAGAGCTGACTGGTCCTTCCTGGAGCACCTGCTGGAGGAGGGCCAAGAATATTCAATAGGCATTGGCCGCATCTGGCTCACCGTCCTCTTCCTGTTCCGCATGCTGGTACTGGGAGCCGCTGCAGAATCTGCCTGGGACGACGAGCAAGCCGACTTTGTctgcaacacaaaacaaccGGGCTGCACGTCTGTTTGCTACGACAAAGCCTTCCCCATTTCCCACTTTCGCTATTTTGTCCTCCAAGTCATATTTGTGTCCACGCCAACCATCTTCTATTTCGGATATGTGGCTATAAGGGCCAGGAATGACACggcaaaggaggaggaggaggagaagaaggaggaagtcGGAGGCCGGCGAGGAACAATTGTAATAGAGGGGGGCAAGAAGAATGTGACGAGAGACAATGCAGAGGGTAAGGAGAAAAAGGAGGATGTGGGGAAAGATAGAAGAGCTTTCAAGGTTCCCTCTCAGGCTCCTAAACTAAAGGGCAGGCTGCTGTGTGCGTATGCATTCAGCATCTTGCTAAAAGTCCTCCTAGAAGCTGGCTTCCTTGTTGGGCTTTGGATTCTTTATGGTGGCTTCATTATGGCAGCAAAATTTGAGTGCACAAGGTCCCCATGTCCTTACACGGTGGACTGTTTTGTCTCTCGGCCCACGGAGAAGACAATCTTCACCATCTACACTCAGGCGATCGCTGCCATATCCCTGCTCCTCAACCTCATCGagcttctccacctcctccagctTGCCATTACCCACCATCTTGAGAAGCGATACTGCACCCCAGAGCAGGTCTACCTACCTCAGTCTGAGCAGGTACCAGCCGGGCAAAAGACTCCCGAAATTCCGACAGAGGGGTCGCGGGCTTACAACGCCAGGGGGCACGTTAACCACCAACTGCAGGGTGAAGCTACGTGCTACTCCAACCCCAGTGAGAGCTATAGGGATCTACCAATAGAGGTGAACTGGGGACCAGAGGAAACTGGGAGTGACCTGCTTCCTAGTTATCTGAACTGCATGGGGGCAATGCGGACATCACATTCCCCAAGAATccattataaaaaacaaacccatcACCTTGATAAAAAGAGTAAGAGCCATAAGGGGCACTCGAAGCAGAAGCATTATGTCTGATGCAGTCAGATGGGGTGATGTATTCTTCCCGTCTATGAAAgcttttcttcttttgattGTACTTATAAATACTACCCTGCATATGACACTTGAGTGCCAGGAGTGCAGGGCAAGAGTTTGAATAAGGGAGAAAATGAACAACTATTGCACTGTGAACCCGATGCCTCAGAGGCAGGTAGACATTCAAAGAAAGATTTAGCAGATAAATGGACCCATTCAAGACGGAACGTTCTGAGAACACTCCTCAAGGCAAAGAAAATGAGACTCCACTGTAAGAGATTACAGTCATAAGATGCCTTCATGTTGCACTTAATGACTTTCAGGGCTTAATGTGACAgtggaaaaacactgcagtgggGGTTCTGTGGAAACCctgcgtgtgtgtatgaaggGGAATTCAGTAGAACCAGATTCAAGCATATTCCTCCGAGATTTGCACTGTAACCCATGGTGCTGTTTGAAGCCTCCTCTTCTCCCCATAGCTCTGTTCACGCTGTGGAATGTACTGGACTCTGGGTCCCGCTCCCCTCCCAAGAGGATCATGGCTGTGTGGATGCAggcacgcatgcatgcacacacacgtgatgTACTTTCACCCCTTTCACCCAGAGCGTTTTGGTCACTGGAGATGGGGATAAGGACTGGGAAGGacaggaagaagagaaggaagagCTCAACCATGGGAATTCTGGGACTGTACACAACTTATCATTTCCCGTATAcatagtgttttatttatgaataaagagggagtgagagaacCACTGCATACGTCGTCACATGAGCTGAATAATGAAGTGAAGGAAAGCATCCATCATATAAAAAAAGCAAGCCTTTTTTGTGAGCTGACAGTGAGAGACATGAAAAATGCATATGTGTATGCACAATGAATGGACTGTAAGAGGTACAGAAAATGTTCGACGAGTGGAACTATGTAAAAaccatatttaatatttcagatATTGTGAAACAACAGTACtgttcatatttattattttgaataaaataatgtttcaaCGATGGCACTGTccatttgtcaaataaatatcACGTCATTTACAAATGATCTAATTTTGTAATccaaaatcagcattttattaaaaaagccTCCATATGATGAAGACTGTGGTTATGGTCTATGGTTTTATTTCTATGGTTCTTTCTTAATACTGGAACGAGATTTCCATAGGGAAAATATTTCCACTATCCAAATACTGTCACAATAGGGAAGCAATAAATCACTCAAGTGCTTTGGGAATAATTGAAAGGTCAAGATGTGGAGAAGTGGGTGAGCTTTACAGGTTATTACATGCATTACCTCCTGAAGGGAAACGATGGTTGTCTTTAAACCCACAGCTCAGGTGGAATTAAAGGAAGGCATCAATTATATGACCCCTTAAAGTTCACACAAGGTGGAGCCGCTCTGTGTGCGCTCCATGCTATATCTTCTGTACAGATGAAATCCAGCACTCATTCCCAGCAATTTACTGAACTGTCTCCATGACGATAAGCAGTTATCTACAGCAGGAAAGAGGGTTTATGGGAAATGTAAGTGGGGCAGATTCTCATAAAACACACATCTTGAACGATTCCCGTAAAAAAAGGCAGCTTAAAGATAGACATTTTAAAGAATGCGATGTTTTCTTCCTTTGtagcaccttttttttatctaaatgcTTTATGATTTAACAATTGGAAGACTATCTCAGAAGTGgaatgtgtttttactgcagGTAGCCTCTGCCCGTGTCTAGGATAAATTGGCAGATATAGTGTTGAGAGAACAATCACAAAAGGAGTCGGCTGAAGCTGCCCAGTTCAATGCCTGTTCACGAGAACTTGGCTGGCACTCCCATCTTGTAAACTCAGGCCAAGTGGGTGGGAGCTTGATGCTTGTGGGCTTGCGTGTATGTGTCCATGCGACTTGTAGTGCATGTGTTttcctaaaaaataaaataaataaataaataaataaaaagccatGGGGTGACAGAACAGATTGCACATGATGACCCCATATCAGCCCTCTGCTGCCAACCAAAGCCAGCAGTGCCTTTTGCATCCATCTTCCTCAAAGCTGATGGAGCAGGAGAGGCCCTGAGCACTGTTCTATTCTCTGCACAGAGTAAACTCTCACCTCCCGGTGCTTCAAGGGAAACAAATATAAACCTtcagaatgaaaacaacagTGAGTGCCTGCACCAACAGTAATCTTTCCTCCGGAGTCCTTTCCCAGCAAGTGCAAACATAATATAAGTGTGGTATTTAGCTAAATATGTCTTCATCGGGACAATAGAAGATGAATCAAATGTTATTACATTCATtagttcacattttggacaatcgAATAACAATGCTTTgggaagacatttaaaaaaaaaaaggcagatagAGGAAATGCGTATTAAAATCAAGCTGTGCTAATAAGACGAATCCCAATATGTGCCACGGGTCATTTCTGGAATCTGATGCCATTCTGACCTTGTTTCCTCACATTGTCGTCAGTGCTGATGCATATCCTCACTCTGTTGGTATGCCGATGGCACACACAGGGCACCCCCCAACACGATATGGCAAAGAATCACAAAGAAGGGAAAGAAATACCAGCTGGCAATGCAACTTAAATTCTGTAAAGACATGGAAGTAATAATATGTATCTTGATCAAAATAAGTACTTTCTAGTAGCAGCTGCAATCACAACTCCATACACTCGAGAT
This window harbors:
- the gja4 gene encoding gap junction protein alpha 4, which translates into the protein MSRADWSFLEHLLEEGQEYSIGIGRIWLTVLFLFRMLVLGAAAESAWDDEQADFVCNTKQPGCTSVCYDKAFPISHFRYFVLQVIFVSTPTIFYFGYVAIRARNDTAKEEEEEKKEEVGGRRGTIVIEGGKKNVTRDNAEGKEKKEDVGKDRRAFKVPSQAPKLKGRLLCAYAFSILLKVLLEAGFLVGLWILYGGFIMAAKFECTRSPCPYTVDCFVSRPTEKTIFTIYTQAIAAISLLLNLIELLHLLQLAITHHLEKRYCTPEQVYLPQSEQVPAGQKTPEIPTEGSRAYNARGHVNHQLQGEATCYSNPSESYRDLPIEVNWGPEETGSDLLPSYLNCMGAMRTSHSPRIHYKKQTHHLDKKSKSHKGHSKQKHYV